The proteins below come from a single Mya arenaria isolate MELC-2E11 chromosome 8, ASM2691426v1 genomic window:
- the LOC128242897 gene encoding uncharacterized protein LOC128242897, with product MLNSIYILGSESCSLDATVHYSWDFAQQVHIPHHSQQVGPLYFKTAGGDVRYLEFAVKDLRNRCFAWVRHMLSSTLTIAKDNKNNAVLGYAVWRTLTGGHKTIQYSLMLAGHTKFSCDWHFGVWKNRMRYMDAETVEEVASTEAMSSRNGHNIPHIVDGNSKQVSFYDWSTFFKGIFKPLKTFRNTIHLRCLLTSLGF from the exons atgttaaattctatttatattttaggtTCAGAGTCATGTTCCTTAGATGCAACCGTCCACTACAGCTGGGACTTTGCACAGCAGGTTCATATTCCACACCATAGCCAACAG GTTGGACCCCTGTATTTCAAAACTGCCGGAGGAGATGTGAGGTATTTGGAGTTTGCTGTGAAGGATCTG agaaaCAGGTGTTTTGCCTGGGTGAGGCACATGCTCAGTTCCACTTTGACAATTGCCAAGGACAACAAAAATAATGCCGTTCTTGGTTATGCTGTGTGGAGAACATTGACAG GAGGGCATAAGACAATCCAATACTCACTGATGCTAGCCGGCCACACCAAATTTTCATGCGACTGGCATTTTGGAGTTTGGAAAAACAGAATGAGATACATGGATGCAGAGACAGTTGAG GAGGTGGCTTCCACAGAAGCCATGTCATCCCGTAATGGCCACAACATTCCACATATTGTTGATGGCAACAGCAAACAAGTGTCGTTCTATGACTGGAGCACCTTCTTCAAAGGCATTTTCAAACCATTGAAAACATTTCgaaataccattcatttgaGGTGTCTTCTAACGAGCCTGGGGTTTTAA